The Chryseobacterium aureum genome contains a region encoding:
- a CDS encoding VOC family protein has product MAKLNPYLNFDGTAEEAFNFYKTVFGGEFVGGIHKMGNAPGTENLSEEEKNRVMHIALPVGGDLLMASDIVPGFGQTLTVGNNNYVSIFPDSKSEADRIFKELSDGGNVEMPIEDQFWGDYFGCFQDKYGVHWMVNYNEEYAK; this is encoded by the coding sequence ATGGCTAAATTAAATCCATACCTAAATTTTGACGGAACAGCTGAAGAAGCGTTCAATTTTTACAAAACTGTTTTCGGTGGTGAATTCGTTGGAGGAATTCATAAAATGGGAAATGCTCCCGGTACTGAAAACCTTTCGGAAGAAGAGAAAAACAGAGTAATGCACATTGCACTGCCTGTAGGAGGAGACCTTTTAATGGCATCTGATATTGTACCCGGTTTTGGACAGACTCTTACTGTAGGAAATAATAACTATGTTTCCATTTTCCCGGATTCCAAAAGTGAAGCAGACAGGATTTTTAAAGAACTTTCTGATGGCGGAAACGTAGAGATGCCGATTGAAGACCAGTTCTGGGGAGACTATTTCGGGTGCTTTCAGGATAAATACGGTGTTCATTGGATGGTGAACTATAATGAAGAATATGCAAAATAA
- a CDS encoding helix-hairpin-helix domain-containing protein, which translates to MSKSLNSLYAFNYDSAEQFLHGVIAIPARRALEKEKINSLEKLSDYSEKEIMQLHGFGKNAMMKLKNYMKENQVCFKEA; encoded by the coding sequence ATGTCAAAGAGTTTAAACTCTCTGTATGCTTTTAATTATGACTCTGCAGAACAATTTCTTCACGGAGTGATTGCGATTCCTGCAAGAAGAGCCTTGGAAAAAGAAAAAATAAATTCTTTGGAAAAACTTTCAGATTATTCCGAAAAAGAAATCATGCAGCTTCATGGTTTTGGCAAAAATGCGATGATGAAGCTGAAGAATTACATGAAAGAAAATCAGGTCTGCTTTAAAGAAGCATAA
- a CDS encoding DinB family protein: MELVIPAYRMHSQSFMNVLDGISEEDALKRIENKTNHIVWMAGNFVNMRYGLGWVLGLREEDPYSELFFQGKALDESFKYPTLAELKDNFHAISAKVYEKLYEVTDEELDEIFEIGMNIPFIKETKLNFVGMCIGREDYLSGQIGLMRRILDYPGMKYDVDENLKY; encoded by the coding sequence ATGGAGCTCGTTATTCCGGCTTACAGAATGCATTCCCAAAGCTTTATGAATGTTCTGGACGGCATTTCGGAAGAAGATGCGTTAAAAAGAATTGAAAATAAAACCAATCATATTGTTTGGATGGCCGGAAATTTTGTCAACATGCGTTACGGCCTGGGCTGGGTACTTGGACTTCGTGAAGAAGATCCTTACAGCGAACTGTTTTTCCAGGGAAAAGCACTGGATGAAAGCTTTAAATACCCCACTCTGGCAGAGCTGAAAGATAATTTTCACGCAATTTCCGCCAAAGTATATGAAAAACTTTATGAAGTAACGGATGAAGAGCTGGATGAAATTTTTGAAATAGGCATGAACATTCCCTTCATTAAAGAAACAAAACTCAATTTCGTAGGAATGTGTATAGGCCGTGAAGACTATTTAAGCGGTCAGATAGGTCTCATGCGCAGAATTCTGGATTATCCGGGAATGAAATATGATGTAGACGAAAATCTTAAATATTAA
- a CDS encoding VOC family protein: protein MNNDIFPCLWYDGDAKQSAEFYCTVFGGEITADTPVVMNVDLFGQRLMLLNGGPQFKKNASISFMVICETEEEVQKYWDQLRDGGIALMELGSYSWSPKYGWVQDKYGVTWQLFLGEKASEQKIIPTLMFIHQNNGKAKEAMELYTSTFPNSGIGNILTYGAGSEGHDIPEPAEHIQHAHFTIDNYSLFCMDNSYDHQFDFNEGISLVVMTDDQQQTDHYWNTFTADGGRESMCGWLKDKYGMSWQIVPKRLIQLMNDSNQEKAYQVVQAMMKMQKIIIQDLEDAYNS from the coding sequence ATGAATAACGATATTTTCCCATGTCTCTGGTATGACGGAGATGCTAAACAGTCTGCAGAATTTTACTGTACCGTTTTCGGAGGCGAAATTACAGCTGATACACCTGTTGTAATGAATGTTGATTTGTTTGGGCAGAGGCTTATGCTTCTGAATGGAGGCCCGCAGTTCAAAAAAAATGCTTCTATCTCTTTCATGGTAATCTGTGAAACTGAAGAGGAAGTTCAAAAATACTGGGATCAGTTACGGGATGGCGGAATAGCCTTGATGGAGCTGGGATCTTATTCCTGGAGCCCTAAATACGGATGGGTTCAGGATAAATACGGAGTAACCTGGCAGCTGTTTTTGGGAGAAAAAGCAAGCGAACAGAAAATAATTCCTACCCTGATGTTTATCCATCAGAATAATGGGAAAGCAAAAGAAGCAATGGAGCTTTATACCAGTACTTTTCCTAACTCAGGCATAGGAAATATACTGACTTACGGGGCAGGAAGTGAAGGTCACGACATCCCGGAACCGGCAGAACATATACAGCATGCTCATTTTACGATTGACAATTACAGCCTGTTCTGCATGGATAATTCTTATGATCATCAGTTTGATTTTAATGAAGGCATCTCATTGGTGGTGATGACCGATGATCAGCAGCAGACCGATCATTACTGGAATACTTTCACAGCAGATGGTGGAAGAGAAAGTATGTGCGGCTGGCTGAAAGATAAATACGGAATGAGCTGGCAGATTGTTCCCAAAAGACTCATTCAGTTAATGAACGATTCTAATCAGGAAAAAGCTTATCAGGTAGTCCAGGCAATGATGAAAATGCAGAAAATTATTATACAGGATTTAGAAGATGCTTATAATTCTTAA
- a CDS encoding SRPBCC family protein codes for MDPIKIDITILAPVEKVWNYFNEPKHVTKWNFAHETWHCPSSENNLTAGGRFKHRMEAKDKSFGFDFEGVYDEIIPHELIKYHMEDGRKVEVIFNKIDENTTKVIEIFDPEKQNSVEMQRDGWYAILNNFHKYVENH; via the coding sequence ATGGATCCAATTAAAATAGACATTACAATTTTAGCACCGGTGGAAAAGGTCTGGAACTATTTCAATGAACCCAAACACGTCACGAAATGGAATTTTGCCCATGAAACCTGGCATTGTCCTAGTTCTGAAAATAACCTTACGGCTGGAGGAAGATTCAAACACAGGATGGAAGCGAAGGACAAAAGTTTCGGATTCGATTTTGAAGGAGTTTACGACGAAATTATTCCGCATGAGCTTATTAAATATCACATGGAGGACGGGCGGAAAGTGGAAGTTATTTTCAATAAAATAGATGAAAATACAACGAAAGTCATTGAAATTTTCGATCCCGAAAAACAAAATTCTGTGGAAATGCAAAGAGACGGCTGGTATGCTATTCTGAATAATTTTCACAAATATGTTGAGAACCATTAA
- a CDS encoding alpha/beta fold hydrolase, with the protein MNPVETGYKKVNGIQLYYEVYGSGKPLVLIHGGGSSFLFDFKKVIARLEEKFQLIGIDLQNHGRSEHRDIPETFEQDADDVAGLLAALNIEKAAFWGFSNGGSTVMQIGHRHPGIVDKLVVASAFYKRNGMIDGFFEGMQEATFDSMPEAFKINFLHLNPDFSKLENLFEKDCKRMQTFEDWDDEVLTSIEAPTLFISGDQDVMKPEHTAAMWRLVKGSRLMILPAAHGTYMMPDFDGNTDTGLIDFTVKEVEKFLIR; encoded by the coding sequence ATGAACCCAGTAGAAACAGGCTATAAAAAAGTCAACGGAATCCAGTTGTATTACGAGGTCTATGGATCAGGCAAACCTTTGGTTCTGATCCATGGAGGCGGATCTTCTTTCCTTTTCGATTTTAAGAAAGTGATAGCAAGACTGGAAGAAAAATTTCAGCTTATAGGTATTGATCTTCAAAACCACGGACGAAGTGAACACCGGGATATTCCGGAAACATTTGAACAGGATGCAGACGATGTGGCCGGACTTCTGGCAGCGCTTAACATTGAAAAAGCTGCATTCTGGGGATTCAGTAACGGAGGAAGCACCGTCATGCAGATCGGGCACCGCCATCCGGGAATCGTTGATAAACTGGTTGTTGCCTCAGCATTTTATAAAAGGAACGGTATGATAGACGGTTTTTTTGAAGGAATGCAGGAAGCAACCTTTGATTCAATGCCGGAAGCTTTCAAAATTAATTTTTTACATCTCAATCCGGATTTTTCAAAGCTCGAAAACCTTTTTGAGAAAGACTGCAAAAGGATGCAGACCTTTGAGGACTGGGATGATGAGGTATTGACCTCCATAGAGGCCCCTACATTATTCATCAGCGGAGACCAGGATGTGATGAAACCCGAACATACCGCAGCAATGTGGCGCCTGGTAAAAGGGTCACGATTGATGATTCTTCCCGCTGCTCATGGCACTTATATGATGCCTGATTTTGACGGAAATACAGATACAGGCTTAATAGACTTTACCGTAAAAGAAGTTGAAAAATTTTTAATCCGTTAA